A single region of the Novosphingobium sp. genome encodes:
- a CDS encoding TetR/AcrR family transcriptional regulator: MSTAPKIDTREAIMSAARLTVQSDGYNALSFRDLATAVGIKSASVHHHFPTKGDLAEALVCRFSDDFSARMAPLAEQSFEEAIAGYVALFRGAFDGGNRMCLGGMMSAEISALPEPARKRLQEFGQAHRNFLRVVLAKKHRRLSAEALDARAMAIYSAMEGAQLVARGLGGDVKAFDAAVEVYRATGLLD, from the coding sequence ATGAGCACCGCACCCAAAATCGACACGCGCGAAGCCATCATGTCCGCTGCCCGTCTGACGGTGCAGAGCGATGGCTACAACGCCCTGAGCTTTCGCGATCTGGCCACTGCCGTCGGCATCAAGAGCGCGAGCGTCCACCACCATTTCCCCACCAAGGGCGATCTGGCCGAGGCACTGGTCTGCCGCTTTTCCGACGATTTCAGCGCGCGGATGGCCCCGCTTGCCGAACAGTCGTTCGAGGAGGCGATCGCGGGCTATGTCGCCCTGTTCCGCGGCGCCTTCGATGGCGGCAACCGCATGTGCCTGGGCGGCATGATGTCCGCCGAGATCAGCGCTCTCCCCGAACCCGCCCGCAAGCGTCTGCAGGAGTTCGGGCAGGCGCACAGGAACTTCCTGCGCGTCGTGCTGGCCAAGAAGCACCGCCGCCTGTCGGCCGAAGCGCTGGATGCGCGCGCCATGGCGATCTACTCCGCCATGGAGGGCGCGCAGCTTGTGGCGCGCGGGCTGGGCGGCGACGTCAAGGCGTTTGACGCTGCGGTCGAGGTCTATCGCGCGACCGGCCTGCTCGACTGA
- a CDS encoding isocitrate lyase/phosphoenolpyruvate mutase family protein, producing the protein MPQSEQATRFAQLHQPGHPVSLYNVWDAGSARALAGAGAQAIATSSWAVAAAQGYRDGEDLPIDRLLDVAGRIAASVDLPVSVDFEGGYAEGEDELARNVTRLLALGAIGINFEDRVVQGQGLYSVDQQARRIGALRRAAEKHGTLLFINARTDLFLGQTGDPALSIDAALERARAYANAGASGFFVPGLIDEVLIARICAGSPLPVNVMMMAGARSPDRLAELGVARISYGATPYIEAMKALEQQAIATTASFLR; encoded by the coding sequence ATGCCCCAGAGCGAGCAAGCCACACGTTTCGCCCAACTCCACCAGCCCGGCCATCCGGTCAGCCTCTACAATGTATGGGATGCCGGCAGTGCCCGCGCGCTTGCCGGGGCGGGGGCTCAGGCCATCGCGACCAGCAGTTGGGCGGTTGCGGCGGCGCAAGGCTATCGCGACGGGGAAGATTTACCGATCGACCGCCTGCTGGACGTCGCGGGGCGCATCGCCGCTTCGGTCGATCTTCCGGTCTCTGTCGATTTCGAGGGCGGTTATGCCGAAGGCGAGGATGAGCTTGCCCGCAACGTCACCCGCCTGCTGGCGCTGGGCGCCATCGGCATCAATTTCGAGGATCGGGTGGTGCAGGGCCAGGGCCTCTACAGCGTCGATCAGCAGGCGCGCCGCATCGGCGCCTTGCGCCGCGCGGCCGAAAAGCATGGTACGCTGCTTTTCATCAATGCCCGCACCGACCTGTTCCTTGGCCAGACGGGCGACCCAGCCCTGTCGATCGATGCCGCGCTGGAGCGGGCACGCGCTTATGCCAATGCGGGCGCTTCGGGCTTTTTCGTGCCCGGCCTGATCGACGAGGTGCTGATCGCGCGGATCTGCGCAGGCTCTCCCCTGCCCGTCAATGTGATGATGATGGCGGGCGCGCGCTCCCCCGACCGTCTGGCGGAACTGGGCGTCGCGCGCATCAGCTATGGCGCCACGCCCTACATCGAGGCGATGAAGGCGCTGGAGCAGCAGGCCATCGCCACCACAGCCTCCTTCCTGCGGTAA
- a CDS encoding SDR family oxidoreductase has product MSKTILVTGTSNGFGADIVTTLAAAGHRVFATMREMNGRHRAAAEALRAKGIHTLELDVTDNASVDAAFAELLEETGGTLDVLVNNAGLAAGGISETFTPEQLRDMFEVNVFGVQRVLRAALPAMHAQKSGLVINIGSIVGRVTIPFFGLYGATKHAVEALTDTYRYELSQLGIDVVLIQPGPYPTALYTSIQQPSDGARAAAYGDVAPLAERVGAIVQDVFASADAPDPHDIAAEIVSLIDTPAGQRPARVVKGLGFGADGANAAIAPFQDQLISGLGFEALKHLKTS; this is encoded by the coding sequence ATGTCGAAAACCATCCTCGTCACCGGAACCTCGAACGGCTTCGGCGCCGATATCGTCACCACGCTGGCCGCCGCCGGCCACCGCGTTTTCGCCACCATGCGCGAGATGAACGGACGCCACCGCGCCGCCGCCGAAGCCTTGCGCGCCAAGGGCATCCATACGCTGGAGCTGGACGTCACCGACAATGCCAGCGTCGATGCGGCCTTTGCCGAACTGCTTGAGGAGACCGGAGGCACGCTCGACGTGCTGGTCAACAACGCCGGGCTGGCGGCGGGGGGCATCTCCGAGACCTTCACCCCCGAACAGTTGCGCGACATGTTCGAGGTCAATGTCTTTGGCGTCCAGCGTGTGCTGCGCGCCGCGCTGCCCGCGATGCATGCGCAAAAGTCGGGTCTGGTGATCAACATCGGCTCGATTGTCGGGCGGGTCACGATTCCCTTCTTCGGCCTTTATGGTGCCACCAAACATGCCGTCGAGGCGCTGACCGACACCTATCGCTATGAGCTGTCGCAACTGGGGATCGATGTCGTGCTGATCCAGCCGGGGCCCTATCCCACCGCGCTCTACACCTCGATCCAGCAGCCTTCCGATGGGGCTCGCGCGGCGGCCTATGGCGATGTCGCGCCCCTGGCCGAGCGGGTCGGAGCCATCGTGCAGGATGTGTTCGCCAGCGCGGATGCCCCCGATCCGCATGATATCGCCGCCGAGATCGTCTCGCTGATCGACACGCCCGCCGGGCAGCGCCCGGCCCGCGTGGTCAAGGGTCTGGGCTTTGGCGCCGATGGGGCGAATGCCGCCATCGCGCCCTTTCAGGATCAGCTAATCAGCGGTCTGGGCTTCGAGGCGTTGAAGCACCTCAAGACCAGCTAA